In the genome of Fulvivirga maritima, one region contains:
- the cysQ gene encoding 3'(2'),5'-bisphosphate nucleotidase CysQ produces MTEQINTQELIDLALQAGQAILNIYHDKDLAGDVDYKSDNSPLTLADKASHNVIMKGLTKLYPNIPIISEEGEQVEYSARKNYDTFWLIDPLDGTKEFINRNGEFTVNIALISKQKPVFGIVYAPVPDVVYVGTGERAFKLVNGKEAPLKVNNSTSNRIAVRSKSHASPEEEIILKEYDVTDSISVGSSLKFCMVAEGKADIYYRHGPTMEWDTAAGQAVLESAGGKVFKETGPTPFTYNKESLLNTGFLGLGF; encoded by the coding sequence ATGACAGAACAAATTAACACCCAAGAATTGATAGATTTGGCTCTGCAGGCAGGCCAGGCAATCCTTAATATTTACCATGATAAAGACCTAGCCGGTGATGTAGATTACAAAAGCGACAATTCGCCGCTTACCCTAGCTGATAAAGCATCTCACAACGTGATTATGAAAGGCTTAACTAAGCTTTACCCTAATATTCCCATCATTTCAGAAGAGGGAGAGCAGGTAGAGTATAGCGCCAGAAAAAATTATGATACATTTTGGCTAATTGATCCGCTTGATGGCACCAAAGAGTTTATCAATAGAAATGGTGAGTTCACCGTGAATATTGCACTGATCAGCAAGCAAAAACCTGTGTTCGGTATAGTTTATGCCCCTGTGCCTGATGTTGTTTACGTAGGAACTGGTGAAAGAGCATTCAAACTGGTTAATGGAAAAGAGGCTCCTTTAAAGGTGAATAATTCTACCTCTAACAGAATAGCTGTAAGAAGTAAATCTCATGCATCTCCTGAGGAAGAAATTATCCTTAAAGAATATGATGTTACTGATAGTATTTCAGTAGGTAGCTCTCTTAAGTTCTGCATGGTGGCTGAAGGCAAGGCTGATATTTACTACAGACATGGCCCTACTATGGAATGGGATACTGCCGCAGGGCAAGCTGTACTGGAAAGTGCTGGCGGTAAAGTATTTAAAGAAACAGGACCAACACCATTTACTTATAATAAAGAATCTCTTCTTAACACTGGCTTTCTAGGACTAGGCTTTTAA
- a CDS encoding MraY family glycosyltransferase: protein MTAILLAIATSFIITFLVIPVIIKYSKKKSKLLDTPGRRKIHKKITPSMGGIGIFSGFFVALLVWLPLEGFEYFKYILAGTGIIFLVGMRDDIVPLRPLNKLIGQLIASSIVVLFSGVRLHSLYGLFGINELNEVASYLLTIFTFIVVTNSFNLIDGLDGLAGTIATIALGSFGIWFYLIDQPWVALLALSVAGAVVAFLTFNWEPSKIFMGDTGALVLGFLFSVLVITFIDANYNLPVDSPFRFRASITSGICVVIIPLFDTLRIFILRLSKKQSPFAPDKNHIHHALMRLGMKHSQTALALGFLNIVYILLAIICMNVKDAVLLPILIIFSVVLSLTLDFLIIRKLNR from the coding sequence ATGACTGCAATACTATTGGCGATAGCTACATCGTTTATTATCACTTTTTTGGTTATCCCGGTGATCATCAAGTATTCAAAGAAGAAGAGCAAGTTGTTGGATACGCCGGGGAGAAGAAAGATTCATAAAAAGATCACTCCTTCTATGGGAGGGATAGGTATCTTTTCTGGCTTTTTTGTGGCTCTCCTCGTTTGGCTCCCACTTGAGGGGTTTGAGTATTTCAAATATATATTAGCGGGTACGGGCATCATCTTTCTGGTAGGTATGAGGGATGATATTGTGCCGCTTAGGCCTTTGAATAAGCTCATTGGGCAGCTGATCGCTTCTTCAATTGTAGTGCTCTTCTCCGGTGTAAGATTACATTCATTATATGGCCTTTTTGGTATTAATGAACTTAACGAAGTAGCCAGTTATCTATTAACTATCTTTACTTTTATAGTGGTTACTAACTCCTTTAATCTTATAGATGGTCTAGATGGTTTAGCAGGAACTATAGCTACCATAGCGTTAGGAAGCTTTGGCATTTGGTTCTACCTGATAGATCAGCCTTGGGTAGCTTTGTTGGCACTAAGTGTTGCAGGTGCTGTGGTGGCCTTTCTAACTTTTAACTGGGAGCCTTCAAAAATTTTTATGGGAGATACGGGTGCGCTAGTGCTCGGCTTCTTGTTTTCAGTCTTGGTGATTACTTTTATAGATGCCAATTATAATTTGCCGGTAGATAGCCCCTTTCGATTTAGAGCCTCTATTACTTCTGGAATTTGTGTAGTTATTATTCCTTTGTTTGATACGTTGCGTATCTTCATTTTAAGGCTATCTAAAAAGCAGTCTCCATTTGCTCCTGACAAGAACCATATCCACCATGCATTAATGAGGTTGGGTATGAAGCATTCTCAAACAGCATTGGCTTTGGGCTTCCTCAACATCGTTTATATACTTTTAGCTATAATCTGTATGAATGTTAAGGATGCCGTTTTATTGCCAATATTAATTATCTTCTCTGTGGTGCTTTCGCTTACATTAGATTTCCTAATTATCAGAAAGCTAAATCGCTAG
- a CDS encoding O-antigen ligase family protein, translated as MERLYFLGLVCVAFVMPFGIVLSNISIIGLFIIWLIVKKRQVNAKQRYSILMFISLFIISVVGLIWTSTISKGLFTVEKSFALLLFPIIIGTGPKLKREQLIWVLLMFSVSVIIASCISLLDRLHFIYLTNRSLVTIFKYYNTHLNFLSLLGLHPTYFSLYLLFSMISLTIIFCIKDRPVGIPLIVLVIAILFITFIIYLCASRSIILITGLFVFLSFTLWLFRKCNILNATAVIFAIIVLSGFIIYNLPETNNTKKRFENLIKDNGSTSLRYELGESRFSRWKVILENYSEFYLVGVGTGDSQQFLNECYRENDLKNALRKEYNSHNQYLDYFIKYGVLGLIAFSLVLFLSLRHAYYKGEKLYLIFIVLIILVCMGESFFLRQKGVVFYSFFNSLLFFNSFKISD; from the coding sequence TTGGAAAGGTTATACTTTTTGGGGTTAGTTTGTGTTGCTTTTGTAATGCCATTTGGCATTGTTTTGAGTAATATTTCAATAATTGGCCTTTTTATAATTTGGCTTATAGTAAAGAAAAGGCAAGTTAACGCTAAGCAGAGATATTCGATTTTAATGTTTATTAGTCTTTTTATTATAAGTGTTGTTGGATTGATTTGGACCTCTACAATTTCTAAGGGACTTTTTACAGTTGAAAAGTCTTTTGCACTTTTGTTATTTCCTATAATTATTGGCACAGGCCCAAAACTAAAAAGGGAGCAATTAATTTGGGTTTTACTAATGTTCTCAGTTTCTGTAATAATAGCTTCTTGTATTTCACTTTTGGATAGATTACACTTTATTTATCTCACAAATCGCTCCTTAGTCACAATATTTAAATATTACAATACCCATTTAAATTTTCTTTCTTTACTTGGCTTACATCCAACTTATTTTTCGTTGTATCTACTTTTTTCAATGATATCTTTAACCATTATCTTTTGCATAAAAGATCGGCCGGTAGGTATTCCTTTGATTGTTTTGGTTATAGCTATTCTGTTTATCACATTTATAATTTACTTATGTGCTTCAAGAAGCATTATATTGATTACGGGGTTATTTGTTTTTTTAAGCTTTACATTATGGTTGTTTAGAAAGTGTAATATTTTGAATGCAACTGCTGTAATATTTGCTATAATAGTATTGTCTGGATTTATTATCTATAATCTCCCGGAAACTAACAATACAAAAAAGAGATTTGAAAATTTAATTAAGGACAACGGTAGCACAAGCTTAAGATATGAGCTGGGTGAGAGCAGGTTCTCACGATGGAAAGTGATATTAGAAAATTATAGTGAATTTTATTTGGTGGGAGTTGGAACAGGTGATAGCCAACAGTTTCTTAATGAATGTTATAGGGAAAATGATTTAAAAAATGCACTGAGGAAAGAATATAATTCTCATAATCAATATTTAGATTATTTTATTAAGTATGGAGTTTTAGGGCTAATTGCTTTTAGTTTAGTGCTTTTTCTTTCTTTAAGGCATGCCTATTATAAAGGAGAGAAATTATATTTAATTTTTATTGTATTGATAATATTGGTTTGCATGGGAGAATCTTTCTTTTTAAGACAGAAAGGGGTTGTTTTTTATTCTTTTTTTAACAGTCTCCTTTTTTTTAACAGTTTTAAAATCTCAGATTAA
- a CDS encoding WecB/TagA/CpsF family glycosyltransferase translates to MTEKIICRGIEHVNIGPIKVSNVNYEIMLECIDNAIFSDDKLTIVYANANTLNRASSDSLFCDSINEADIVHPDGIGVFSASKVLKMPLRERFNWTDYGFDFLEECNERGWKIFFLGSTTERLNKALVELEFLYPGLQIVGCKNGYEDVDDPKIFKEINECSPDILWVGMGSPKQEIWIYKNIDKLNCNVVQAVGDLYALFSGEKPRGSRAIRKLGLEWMVRLFHDPRKYWKRTVIGIPKFIRNVIKLKINKSL, encoded by the coding sequence ATGACAGAAAAAATCATATGTAGAGGAATTGAACATGTTAATATTGGTCCTATTAAGGTTTCTAATGTTAATTATGAAATTATGTTAGAGTGCATTGACAATGCTATATTTAGTGATGATAAACTCACAATTGTTTATGCAAATGCCAATACACTGAATCGAGCTTCGTCAGATTCGTTATTCTGTGATTCGATAAATGAGGCCGATATAGTACACCCGGATGGTATTGGTGTTTTTTCAGCATCTAAGGTTTTGAAAATGCCATTAAGGGAAAGGTTTAATTGGACTGATTACGGATTTGATTTTTTGGAGGAATGTAATGAAAGAGGGTGGAAAATTTTTTTTTTAGGATCTACAACAGAAAGATTAAATAAGGCTTTGGTAGAATTGGAGTTCCTTTATCCTGGATTGCAAATTGTTGGTTGTAAAAATGGCTATGAAGATGTTGATGACCCCAAGATTTTTAAAGAAATTAATGAATGTAGTCCCGATATTCTATGGGTGGGAATGGGATCGCCGAAACAGGAGATTTGGATATATAAAAATATTGATAAGCTGAATTGTAATGTGGTTCAAGCGGTGGGTGATTTGTATGCTCTTTTTTCTGGAGAAAAACCTAGAGGGTCACGTGCTATTAGAAAACTTGGATTGGAATGGATGGTACGCTTATTTCATGATCCAAGGAAGTATTGGAAGCGTACAGTTATAGGCATTCCTAAATTTATCAGAAACGTGATTAAACTTAAAATTAATAAAAGTTTATAG
- a CDS encoding glycosyltransferase family 4 protein, whose protein sequence is MVNILQVTNAYPTEKFPLHGIFVKEQLNSLRKLNCEFDLYVINGKEEGKKAYYKAYKELRSILPKYNVIHCHHLLAALVVLLIKPAHTKVLVSFLSDGGKELILPNFGFNKLVGERLFRYVSLNSDIRIFKKGIPGKFKDDPNSYYLPNGVNMDFFYPKGKFSSKEKLGLDQSKKYILFASLNNRDRREKRYDIFKETLCILKDEYGYDDVEELLLIKVERDLVPLYFNAAELHLLTSDFEGSPNSVKESLSCNTSVVSTDVGNVRELVNGLEGCFVSDSNNPRDLAALVDKSFKKNIAENKYRESIVKLKLDMESVAIELLKIYKSLE, encoded by the coding sequence ATGGTTAATATTTTGCAAGTCACAAATGCTTACCCTACAGAAAAATTTCCACTTCATGGTATATTTGTTAAGGAACAGTTGAATTCCTTACGGAAGTTAAACTGTGAATTCGATTTATATGTTATTAATGGTAAGGAAGAGGGAAAGAAAGCGTATTATAAAGCCTATAAGGAGCTTCGTTCTATCTTGCCGAAGTATAATGTCATTCATTGTCATCACTTATTGGCCGCTTTAGTGGTATTATTAATTAAACCTGCACATACTAAGGTCTTAGTTTCTTTTTTAAGTGATGGAGGTAAAGAATTGATACTTCCTAATTTTGGATTCAATAAATTGGTTGGTGAAAGGCTTTTTAGGTATGTCTCTTTAAATAGTGATATAAGAATTTTTAAAAAGGGGATTCCCGGTAAATTTAAAGATGACCCTAACAGTTATTATCTGCCAAACGGCGTGAATATGGATTTCTTTTATCCTAAAGGTAAATTTTCTTCAAAAGAAAAATTAGGCTTGGATCAAAGTAAGAAATATATTCTATTCGCAAGTTTAAATAATAGGGATCGCCGGGAAAAGAGATATGATATTTTTAAGGAAACTCTGTGTATCCTAAAGGATGAATATGGATATGATGATGTAGAGGAGCTTCTATTAATAAAGGTTGAAAGAGATTTGGTTCCCCTTTATTTTAATGCGGCAGAGTTACATTTATTAACTTCTGACTTCGAAGGGTCGCCGAATTCAGTGAAGGAAAGTTTAAGTTGCAATACTTCTGTAGTTTCTACAGACGTTGGAAATGTTAGGGAATTAGTTAACGGCTTGGAAGGTTGCTTCGTTAGTGACTCAAATAACCCTCGTGACTTAGCCGCCCTTGTTGATAAAAGCTTTAAGAAGAATATTGCTGAAAATAAATATAGAGAGTCCATTGTTAAACTAAAGCTAGATATGGAATCTGTAGCTATTGAGTTATTGAAGATTTATAAAAGTCTAGAATAA
- a CDS encoding O-antigen ligase family protein, translated as MIKKASSYYLVNFVIALMLFVLTTLRFTYLLNNSIYNLLFGAVSLGVLFLYLYSDSSTPIKVNNLIILVIAILFLGIGMVGSLYQGMPFENAIHDLSRYLLLLALFYLGIVVAKFLPSRVVWSGLIIIFTFHLIYCLFDLYGNEVTVIHGHSRLSGYFEREGQFGTFLGLLVIFLYVGIVRSSGYQRFLCLVSFILFCFLLAANDTLRAIVILIGAFSIYYVIHKRKFIQLIILFLFLIIGLSFNHEVQDRLITTLGSSYNISEISGKKLDSSFQWRVLQWYHLVTDWFQNYLFFGRGLGQETELNGFSTPDGRGYEAHSNFVKILVETGLVGMTLFSIIMAFMIKKFTILIKQLEMEEIYIFFYYFLLGFFLGDTLFTVAFFIFIIYLGILTVEKNNKLHG; from the coding sequence ATGATCAAAAAAGCTTCAAGTTATTATTTAGTTAATTTTGTGATTGCCTTAATGTTGTTTGTCCTTACAACTTTGAGATTTACATATTTATTAAATAATTCAATTTATAACCTATTGTTCGGAGCAGTTAGTCTAGGGGTATTATTCTTATACCTTTATAGTGATTCTTCCACTCCAATAAAGGTTAATAATTTAATAATTCTGGTTATAGCTATTCTTTTTTTAGGTATAGGTATGGTAGGAAGCCTTTATCAAGGCATGCCATTTGAAAATGCAATACATGATCTTTCTAGATACCTTTTACTCTTGGCCTTATTTTACTTAGGCATAGTAGTCGCTAAATTTTTGCCAAGTAGGGTTGTTTGGAGTGGTCTTATAATAATCTTTACTTTTCATCTTATTTATTGTTTGTTTGATCTGTATGGTAATGAGGTGACAGTCATCCACGGTCATAGTCGTTTATCTGGTTATTTTGAGCGTGAAGGGCAGTTTGGTACATTTTTAGGGTTACTGGTGATTTTTCTTTATGTGGGAATAGTTAGGTCTTCGGGATACCAAAGATTTCTATGTTTAGTTTCTTTTATTTTGTTCTGTTTTCTTTTAGCAGCTAACGATACTCTTCGGGCGATTGTAATTTTGATAGGAGCCTTCTCCATTTATTATGTAATTCATAAGAGAAAATTCATACAACTTATCATTCTCTTTTTGTTTTTAATTATTGGCCTATCATTTAATCATGAAGTACAAGATAGATTAATAACAACATTAGGTTCGTCTTATAATATTTCTGAAATCTCAGGAAAAAAACTTGATAGTTCTTTTCAATGGAGGGTTTTGCAGTGGTATCATTTGGTTACTGACTGGTTTCAAAATTATCTTTTTTTTGGGCGTGGTCTTGGACAAGAAACTGAACTGAATGGTTTTTCTACCCCTGATGGACGTGGATATGAGGCTCACTCTAATTTTGTTAAAATCTTAGTAGAAACTGGTCTCGTAGGAATGACTTTATTTTCAATAATCATGGCCTTCATGATCAAGAAGTTTACAATCCTAATCAAGCAATTAGAAATGGAAGAGATATATATTTTTTTCTATTATTTTCTACTTGGTTTTTTTTTAGGTGATACATTATTCACAGTGGCTTTTTTTATATTCATCATCTATTTAGGGATACTTACGGTCGAAAAAAATAATAAGTTGCATGGTTAA
- a CDS encoding oligosaccharide flippase family protein: protein MGSFFKNFLSVFLSNTTSIALNFLSGILLARLLGAEGRGLLSTLLVVPTIIFSIAELGIKQSAIYHLSNTMNSTKDVISAMINIFLGASIISFIACFSIIFALNMSSSVMLSLLICLFIPSKLWISYSSGILLAKQSYKEFNHLNWVPPVINCIGVIVLVHYLKMEVVGAILVLLASNLFLSIYAFIIITKRYEIEFGVSIVLIKSLLKKGFVYALALFFVQLNYKLDILLLDRWVSSAEIGNYTLGVNLVEQIWLVPTAIGTVILARTANSKNSLENTNEVLVILKISFILGFFMCFLAYFLAPIFIPIIYGKEFSSSVLVIQYLLPGILIFVIFKVLNSQLAGIGRPDIALKVFIPAVMLNIVLNIILIPSKGVIGAAIATNVSYFASVVLIIIFYRRIHSLPYKSIIMISKYELQQFYKILKIK from the coding sequence GTGGGCAGTTTTTTTAAAAACTTTTTAAGTGTATTTCTCAGTAATACCACCTCTATAGCTTTAAATTTTTTGTCTGGTATTTTGTTAGCGAGGTTATTAGGAGCAGAAGGTAGAGGTTTATTGTCAACTTTGCTGGTGGTTCCAACTATTATTTTTAGTATCGCAGAGTTGGGTATTAAACAGTCTGCTATTTATCACCTAAGTAATACAATGAATTCAACTAAAGATGTGATATCTGCAATGATTAACATTTTTTTGGGAGCAAGTATTATAAGCTTTATTGCGTGCTTTAGTATAATATTTGCTTTAAATATGAGCTCAAGTGTTATGCTCAGCCTTTTAATATGTCTGTTTATACCCTCTAAATTATGGATTTCCTATTCAAGTGGGATTTTATTGGCAAAGCAATCTTATAAAGAATTTAATCATCTGAATTGGGTGCCACCTGTAATTAACTGTATAGGTGTTATTGTGCTTGTTCATTATTTGAAGATGGAGGTTGTTGGAGCAATATTGGTTTTACTTGCATCAAATCTTTTTTTATCTATTTATGCTTTTATTATTATAACCAAGAGGTATGAAATAGAATTTGGAGTGAGCATTGTTCTAATAAAGAGTTTGCTAAAAAAGGGATTTGTTTATGCTTTAGCTCTTTTCTTTGTACAGTTGAATTACAAGCTGGACATATTGCTCTTGGATCGATGGGTTTCGTCTGCTGAAATTGGCAATTACACTTTGGGTGTAAATCTTGTGGAACAAATTTGGCTTGTACCTACTGCTATAGGAACCGTAATCTTGGCTCGAACTGCCAATTCTAAAAATTCTTTGGAGAATACTAACGAAGTCTTAGTAATTCTTAAAATTTCTTTTATTCTAGGATTTTTCATGTGTTTTTTAGCGTATTTCTTGGCCCCAATTTTTATACCGATTATTTATGGTAAAGAGTTTTCGTCGAGTGTATTAGTTATTCAATACCTCTTACCTGGCATATTGATTTTCGTGATTTTTAAAGTTTTAAATAGTCAGTTAGCAGGAATTGGGAGACCGGACATTGCGTTAAAAGTTTTTATTCCAGCAGTAATGCTAAACATAGTTTTAAATATAATTCTGATACCATCAAAAGGAGTCATTGGAGCGGCAATAGCAACTAATGTTAGTTACTTTGCGAGTGTGGTTCTAATAATTATCTTTTACAGAAGAATCCATTCGTTACCGTATAAGTCAATAATAATGATTAGTAAATATGAATTGCAACAATTCTATAAAATCTTAAAAATTAAATGA
- a CDS encoding serine O-acetyltransferase, translated as MKIIKDDLIFYGGKSISKRIGVWMFHTGFQLLALYRVMYFVNTTKIRRLNLVLGYFQKVIFSSEISASAQLGARIKFPHPFGVVIGENVKVGNNVTIFQQVTMGSHGKKSSEKSYPTIGNNCIIYSGAKIIGGVHLGENVNVGANSVVLEDVPENCVAVGVPSKVIYPK; from the coding sequence ATGAAGATCATTAAAGATGATCTGATTTTCTACGGAGGAAAATCAATTTCTAAAAGAATTGGAGTTTGGATGTTTCATACGGGATTTCAGTTGCTTGCTCTATATAGGGTTATGTATTTTGTTAATACTACAAAAATAAGGCGTTTAAATCTAGTATTAGGCTATTTTCAGAAGGTGATTTTTTCTAGCGAGATATCAGCTAGTGCCCAGTTGGGCGCTCGCATAAAATTCCCTCACCCATTTGGGGTAGTTATAGGTGAAAATGTGAAAGTAGGGAATAACGTCACCATTTTTCAGCAAGTAACAATGGGTAGCCATGGGAAGAAATCAAGTGAAAAATCATATCCTACAATCGGAAATAATTGCATTATATACTCTGGAGCCAAGATTATTGGAGGTGTTCATTTAGGTGAAAATGTCAATGTAGGGGCTAACTCTGTAGTTTTGGAAGATGTGCCTGAAAATTGTGTGGCTGTGGGTGTGCCATCAAAAGTTATTTATCCAAAGTAA
- the murB gene encoding UDP-N-acetylmuramate dehydrogenase, with the protein MKESIEKLEKLIPDLKRDIDLSNYTTWKIGGKAKYFWFPVADKVADVISFCYQNGIKVYFLGRGSNVLIDDKGLDGLVICTKKALRSINNADDFIIAESGVPLPMLAKYAAKLGCSGYEFLIGIPGTVGGGIVMNAGLTARTILEIGELLVDIEAIDNMGNQLTLVKDDLQLGYRYSSILGNELFILSARFRMGDKSDANKIKERTLFNLKDRKAKQPLTKATAGSTFKQPAGGKSAGWYIDKAGLKGYRCGTAVVSEKHANWIEVDKNASSKDVRSLMQTIQVEVKAKFSIDLEPEVIFLT; encoded by the coding sequence TTGAAAGAGTCAATTGAAAAGTTGGAAAAATTGATTCCTGATTTAAAAAGGGATATTGATCTTTCAAATTATACGACTTGGAAGATCGGAGGAAAAGCTAAATATTTCTGGTTTCCAGTGGCTGATAAAGTGGCTGACGTTATTTCTTTTTGTTACCAAAATGGTATCAAGGTTTATTTTTTAGGCAGAGGGTCTAATGTTTTAATTGACGATAAAGGTCTTGATGGTTTAGTGATTTGTACAAAAAAAGCTCTCCGGTCAATTAATAATGCGGATGATTTTATAATAGCAGAGAGTGGAGTCCCCTTACCTATGCTAGCAAAATACGCAGCAAAATTAGGATGTAGCGGATATGAATTTTTGATTGGAATACCAGGTACCGTTGGTGGAGGGATAGTAATGAATGCTGGCTTAACAGCAAGAACTATTCTTGAAATAGGAGAGTTACTGGTTGATATTGAGGCCATTGACAATATGGGAAATCAATTAACCTTGGTTAAGGATGATCTTCAGTTGGGCTATAGATACAGTTCTATTTTGGGAAACGAACTATTTATCTTAAGTGCAAGATTTAGAATGGGGGATAAATCAGATGCTAATAAAATTAAGGAGCGCACACTTTTTAATTTAAAAGATAGAAAGGCTAAACAACCATTAACTAAGGCCACAGCAGGAAGTACATTCAAACAGCCGGCTGGAGGTAAATCGGCTGGATGGTATATAGATAAAGCTGGGTTAAAAGGATATCGGTGTGGAACCGCTGTAGTAAGCGAGAAACATGCTAATTGGATTGAAGTAGATAAAAATGCATCTTCTAAGGATGTTAGAAGTTTAATGCAGACTATTCAAGTGGAGGTAAAAGCAAAATTTTCAATTGACCTGGAGCCAGAAGTTATTTTTTTGACTTAG
- a CDS encoding UDP-N-acetylglucosamine 1-carboxyvinyltransferase, whose translation MENFKYHIKPDRLVGKVKLSGAKNSALRLLAASMLTNESINLTDYPADLLDVKVHEEMLMNLGKTVHHHKKDEVIISESSDLITTLSWEGRSIRNTLLILGALLTRYGKGAVPLPGGCKLGERKYDLHEMIFREMGAEVWMDGDYLHAESKGRLQGCEIRLPIRSTGATENAIICGCLATGVTRVWNPHIRPEIMDLIQMLNKMGASITVYGQEHIRIEGKESLSGTNHNVILDNMEALTWLIGSVMTNGDVEIDGFPFKDLEVPLIFLRESGARFFRSDDAIIIRGGKCFPLEISTGPYPGINSDMQPIMAAYASQASGDSKIIDLRFPGRYQYAEEMEKVGFKSSVEGNLLNINGPCKIIGGSARAVDLRAGAALALLGLVSQEGIVIEDAWQIDRGYNNFVEKFRNLGGRIERVN comes from the coding sequence TTGGAAAATTTTAAATATCATATTAAGCCTGACAGGCTGGTTGGTAAGGTAAAGCTTAGTGGAGCAAAAAATAGTGCGTTGCGTTTATTAGCAGCTTCGATGCTTACCAATGAAAGCATTAATTTAACTGATTATCCCGCAGACTTATTGGATGTAAAAGTTCATGAGGAGATGCTTATGAATCTGGGGAAGACAGTTCATCACCATAAAAAGGATGAAGTTATAATTAGTGAATCAAGTGATCTAATTACAACTTTAAGCTGGGAAGGCAGGTCAATCAGAAATACATTATTGATACTGGGGGCACTACTGACTAGATACGGTAAGGGAGCGGTACCTTTACCGGGTGGGTGCAAATTGGGGGAAAGAAAATATGATTTGCATGAGATGATTTTTAGGGAAATGGGTGCAGAAGTTTGGATGGATGGCGACTATTTGCATGCGGAATCTAAGGGGAGGCTGCAAGGCTGTGAAATTAGATTGCCGATAAGATCAACAGGAGCAACTGAAAATGCGATAATTTGTGGTTGCTTAGCTACTGGCGTTACAAGGGTTTGGAACCCACATATTCGGCCTGAAATAATGGATCTTATACAAATGTTAAATAAAATGGGAGCTTCAATTACTGTGTATGGGCAAGAGCATATCAGAATAGAAGGTAAAGAATCTTTATCTGGAACAAACCATAATGTGATATTAGATAATATGGAGGCACTAACATGGTTAATTGGTTCTGTCATGACAAATGGAGATGTAGAAATTGATGGTTTTCCATTCAAAGATCTTGAAGTACCTTTAATTTTTTTAAGAGAAAGTGGTGCTAGGTTTTTTAGATCTGATGATGCGATTATTATAAGAGGAGGAAAGTGTTTTCCGTTAGAGATAAGTACTGGACCTTATCCTGGGATAAATTCAGATATGCAACCCATTATGGCTGCTTATGCTTCCCAGGCATCGGGAGATTCAAAAATTATTGATCTGAGATTCCCTGGAAGGTATCAATATGCAGAGGAAATGGAAAAAGTTGGATTTAAGAGTAGTGTTGAAGGTAATTTGTTAAATATCAATGGACCGTGTAAAATAATAGGAGGAAGTGCTAGAGCGGTAGATCTTCGAGCTGGTGCTGCCTTAGCATTGTTAGGACTTGTTTCCCAGGAAGGTATTGTCATTGAAGACGCTTGGCAGATTGATAGAGGGTATAATAATTTTGTTGAAAAATTTAGAAATCTAGGAGGAAGGATTGAAAGAGTCAATTGA